Proteins encoded in a region of the Mariprofundus ferrinatatus genome:
- the mpl gene encoding UDP-N-acetylmuramate:L-alanyl-gamma-D-glutamyl-meso-diaminopimelate ligase has protein sequence MNGKHIHILGVCGTAMAAIASLAKSCGYRVTGSDAGVYPPMSDYLAELGVAIAPFDIANLEPAPDLCVVGNAMGRGNVEVEAILERGLAYCSGPEFVGNHILPGRHAVVVAGTHGKTTCASLMAHMLEVANRKPGFLIGGVPENFGGGARRGEGEPFVLEGDEYDTAFFDKRSKFLHYHARTLILNNLEYDHADIFPNLEAIKTQFHHLIRTVPANGTIIANADEEHVTDVLSRGCWTPVVLFGRYPNAHTRWQWEALSEDGAAFRIYRDNKIWLEAEWEMIGIHNAANACAVAVAASSMGVSREDIAAAYESFAGIRRRMTLVGEAGGIKVFDDFAHHPTAITNMVAAAKASMRRGGSKGELWVIVEPRSNTMRTRIHQERLPLCFAAADHVLLAEPSRRNLQDHEVLDAGAVCAAIGSHAWLLPDADTIVAQVRERAKAGDHLLVLSNGGFDGIHGKLLKALA, from the coding sequence ATGAACGGCAAACATATCCATATTCTCGGTGTCTGCGGTACGGCCATGGCGGCGATCGCATCACTGGCCAAATCCTGCGGCTATCGCGTCACCGGTTCCGATGCCGGGGTCTATCCTCCGATGTCCGATTACCTGGCCGAGCTTGGTGTGGCAATTGCCCCCTTCGATATCGCCAATCTCGAGCCTGCACCGGACCTCTGCGTGGTTGGAAATGCCATGGGGCGTGGCAATGTCGAGGTGGAGGCGATTCTCGAACGCGGGCTTGCCTACTGCTCCGGTCCTGAGTTTGTCGGCAACCATATCCTGCCGGGTCGCCACGCCGTGGTGGTGGCGGGGACGCATGGCAAAACCACCTGCGCATCACTTATGGCGCATATGCTGGAGGTGGCGAACAGAAAGCCCGGCTTCCTGATCGGTGGCGTACCGGAGAATTTCGGTGGCGGGGCTAGGCGAGGTGAGGGTGAGCCCTTTGTGCTGGAAGGGGATGAGTACGACACCGCCTTCTTCGATAAGCGCAGCAAGTTTCTCCACTATCATGCCCGCACGCTGATTCTCAACAATCTTGAGTATGACCATGCCGATATCTTTCCGAACCTCGAAGCGATCAAAACACAGTTCCATCACCTGATCCGCACCGTGCCTGCAAACGGTACAATCATCGCCAATGCCGATGAGGAGCATGTCACTGATGTCCTTAGCCGTGGCTGCTGGACGCCGGTGGTGCTCTTCGGCCGTTATCCGAATGCGCATACCCGCTGGCAGTGGGAGGCTCTAAGCGAGGATGGGGCGGCATTCCGTATCTACCGCGACAATAAAATCTGGCTTGAGGCGGAGTGGGAGATGATCGGTATTCATAATGCGGCCAATGCCTGCGCAGTGGCCGTGGCAGCATCGTCGATGGGAGTCAGCCGCGAAGATATTGCTGCTGCCTATGAGAGCTTTGCCGGCATCCGTCGCCGCATGACGCTGGTCGGCGAGGCGGGAGGCATCAAGGTGTTCGATGATTTCGCACATCACCCCACGGCCATCACCAATATGGTTGCTGCAGCCAAGGCCTCGATGCGCAGGGGAGGCAGCAAGGGCGAGCTATGGGTGATCGTTGAGCCGCGCTCCAACACCATGCGCACCAGAATACATCAGGAGCGATTGCCGCTCTGTTTTGCGGCAGCCGACCATGTGCTCCTTGCCGAGCCTTCGCGGCGAAACCTGCAAGATCACGAGGTGCTTGATGCCGGGGCAGTTTGCGCTGCGATCGGTTCTCATGCGTGGCTGTTGCCTGACGCCGATACGATTGTCGCCCAAGTCAGAGAACGAGCAAAAGCCGGAGATCATCTGCTGGTGCTGTCCAACGGCGGCTTTGATGGAATTCACGGGAAATTGCTCAAGGCGCTTGCCTGA
- a CDS encoding alpha/beta hydrolase, whose product MVLHTLPHIKVETGPSPDAAVIWLHGLGADGHDFEPIVPQLGLPADLAVRFIFPHAPSMPVTLNGGYIMPAWYDIKQTDLGIEHDREGIKASTADIRMLIEREQVRGIKASRIILAGFSQGAAMSLHVGLRQSEPLAGIMALSGYLLLPHEIEKLKPEAISTPIFMAHGIHDPVVSYTLGDNSRRKLAAAGCKIEWHSYPMQHSVCLDEIKQIGKWITTILRPA is encoded by the coding sequence ATGGTCCTGCACACCCTTCCCCATATCAAGGTCGAGACCGGCCCCAGTCCGGATGCCGCCGTCATCTGGTTGCACGGCCTCGGTGCCGACGGCCACGACTTCGAACCGATTGTGCCGCAGCTCGGGCTGCCGGCCGACCTTGCCGTTCGCTTTATCTTTCCGCATGCGCCCTCCATGCCGGTTACGCTCAACGGCGGTTATATCATGCCGGCATGGTACGACATCAAGCAGACCGACCTCGGCATCGAGCATGATCGTGAAGGAATCAAGGCCTCCACAGCCGATATACGCATGCTGATCGAGAGGGAACAGGTGCGCGGCATCAAGGCCAGTCGCATTATCCTTGCCGGTTTCTCGCAGGGAGCAGCCATGAGCCTGCATGTCGGACTGCGGCAGAGTGAACCCCTTGCCGGCATCATGGCACTCTCAGGTTACCTGCTCCTTCCTCATGAGATCGAAAAACTCAAACCCGAGGCTATCTCCACACCGATTTTCATGGCGCACGGCATCCACGATCCCGTTGTCTCCTATACACTGGGTGACAACTCTCGACGCAAACTTGCTGCTGCAGGCTGCAAGATCGAATGGCACAGTTATCCGATGCAACACAGTGTCTGTCTTGATGAGATCAAACAGATCGGCAAGTGGATCACCACCATTCTCCGGCCTGCCTGA
- a CDS encoding rhodanese-like domain-containing protein codes for MAKGLMDFAAEAKAKVSEISTDEVDALMGNSALLLLDVREPGEVREGHIPGAINVPRGLLEAKADLTYPHREPTLEDRDQCVVVYCASGVRSLLAAATLQEMGFSDVASMAGGFAAWEAEGHEVVTESW; via the coding sequence ATGGCTAAAGGCTTAATGGACTTCGCCGCAGAGGCAAAAGCAAAGGTGAGTGAAATTTCTACCGACGAGGTCGATGCGCTCATGGGGAATAGTGCCCTCTTACTTCTTGATGTTCGTGAGCCTGGAGAGGTTCGCGAGGGCCACATACCTGGAGCAATTAATGTTCCGCGCGGCCTGCTTGAGGCAAAAGCTGACTTAACCTATCCGCATCGTGAGCCGACACTGGAAGACCGGGATCAGTGCGTGGTTGTCTATTGTGCAAGTGGTGTGCGCAGCCTGCTGGCTGCTGCTACGCTTCAGGAAATGGGTTTTTCCGACGTAGCATCTATGGCTGGTGGATTTGCTGCATGGGAAGCGGAAGGGCATGAAGTTGTTACTGAATCGTGGTGA
- the lpxC gene encoding UDP-3-O-acyl-N-acetylglucosamine deacetylase: protein MIAQRTLDHSIRCSGIGLHSGRKINLVLHPADEDTGITFVRSDLGVEIPAKADFVTDTRLCTTIGHDGAQISTIEHLLSAFAGLGVDNARIEVSGPEVPIMDGSSAPFVFLIQCAGIREQSKAKKVLRVLKRVEVEEGDKRCALYPAGGFKISYLLDYDHPLLRKRKVSINFAHQAYTREISRARTFGFLHEVEALQKAGLALGGSLENAIVLDTHRVVNEGGLRYEDECVRHKILDTLGDLSLSGYPIVGAFEGELTGHDMNHKLVTAMLADPSNFRIEELVAEDAAAEEAAGEAQHA, encoded by the coding sequence ATGATTGCACAGAGGACGCTGGATCATTCGATTCGCTGCAGTGGCATCGGTCTGCACTCCGGCCGCAAAATCAATCTGGTTTTGCATCCGGCAGACGAAGACACTGGTATCACGTTCGTTCGATCCGATCTCGGAGTTGAGATTCCGGCCAAGGCCGATTTCGTCACCGATACGCGTCTCTGCACAACCATCGGCCATGATGGTGCTCAGATCTCCACGATCGAGCATCTGCTTTCCGCATTTGCAGGGCTGGGCGTGGATAACGCCCGCATTGAAGTCAGTGGTCCAGAAGTTCCCATTATGGATGGATCATCCGCTCCGTTTGTGTTTCTGATTCAGTGCGCCGGTATCCGCGAACAGTCCAAGGCAAAGAAGGTCCTGCGAGTCCTGAAACGTGTAGAAGTTGAAGAGGGCGACAAACGTTGCGCGCTCTACCCTGCAGGCGGCTTTAAGATCAGCTACCTGCTCGATTATGATCATCCCCTGCTGCGCAAGCGCAAGGTATCGATCAATTTCGCCCACCAGGCCTATACCCGTGAAATTTCCCGCGCCCGCACCTTCGGCTTCCTGCATGAGGTTGAGGCGCTGCAGAAAGCGGGGTTGGCACTGGGCGGTTCGCTTGAGAATGCCATCGTGCTCGATACCCATCGTGTCGTAAACGAGGGGGGGCTGCGCTATGAAGATGAGTGCGTCCGCCACAAGATTCTCGATACGCTGGGGGATCTCTCCCTTTCAGGTTATCCGATTGTCGGTGCCTTCGAGGGCGAGTTGACCGGGCACGATATGAACCACAAGCTGGTAACAGCCATGCTTGCCGATCCTTCGAACTTCCGTATCGAAGAGTTGGTGGCGGAAGATGCTGCCGCTGAAGAGGCTGCAGGCGAAGCCCAGCACGCTTAA
- the ftsZ gene encoding cell division protein FtsZ: MATLFTFEDTSAQSANIKVIGVGGGGGNALNNMITQKLRGVEFIVANTDAQAIERNDADIKLQLGADITRGLGAGANPQIGREAAAAEKDRLREFMQDTDMVFITAGMGGGTGTGAAPVIAEVAREMGVLTVAVVTKPFNFEGRRRMRQADAGIAELRKYVDTLITIPNQKLIGAVGKNTSMLEAFRKADDVLLQAVRGIAELITHTGYMNVDFADVKAVMSETRGVAMMGSGVATGESRAMEAAERAISSPLLEDIDIHGAQGILVNVTGNEDMTLAEYDEAVSIIHNMADEDANIICGMVYDKDAGEEVRVTVVATGLSGESQLHLATSDMKPESVKLPQIPAAQIGVVQTAPVAAKVTTSGQPQPKPFGNIDFNDDEFAVPTFLRRQAD, translated from the coding sequence ATGGCAACACTTTTTACATTTGAAGATACATCGGCCCAATCGGCCAACATTAAAGTTATCGGTGTCGGCGGCGGCGGCGGTAACGCTTTGAACAACATGATTACCCAGAAGCTGCGCGGTGTTGAGTTTATTGTCGCCAATACCGATGCCCAGGCAATCGAGCGCAACGATGCTGACATCAAGCTGCAGCTTGGTGCAGATATCACCCGCGGCCTTGGCGCCGGCGCCAACCCCCAGATCGGTCGTGAAGCGGCTGCTGCTGAGAAAGACCGCCTGCGCGAATTCATGCAGGACACTGATATGGTCTTTATCACCGCCGGCATGGGTGGTGGTACAGGAACCGGTGCTGCACCGGTGATTGCAGAAGTGGCCCGTGAGATGGGCGTGCTGACCGTGGCGGTTGTAACCAAACCGTTCAACTTCGAGGGCCGTCGCCGTATGCGCCAGGCAGATGCAGGTATTGCAGAGCTGCGCAAATATGTCGACACCCTGATCACCATTCCTAACCAGAAGCTGATCGGTGCCGTAGGCAAGAATACCAGTATGCTGGAAGCATTCCGCAAGGCAGATGATGTGCTGCTGCAGGCAGTGCGCGGCATTGCCGAGCTGATTACCCATACCGGTTACATGAACGTCGACTTTGCCGATGTGAAGGCAGTAATGAGCGAGACTCGCGGTGTGGCGATGATGGGTTCGGGCGTGGCAACGGGCGAGAGTCGTGCCATGGAAGCCGCCGAACGCGCCATCTCTTCCCCTCTGCTTGAGGATATCGATATTCACGGTGCGCAGGGAATTCTGGTGAATGTGACCGGCAACGAGGATATGACCCTGGCCGAGTATGACGAAGCTGTATCGATCATTCACAACATGGCCGATGAAGATGCCAATATCATCTGCGGTATGGTATACGATAAGGATGCCGGCGAAGAGGTACGTGTAACCGTCGTGGCAACAGGTCTATCGGGCGAATCTCAGCTTCACCTGGCCACATCCGATATGAAACCGGAGAGCGTAAAGCTTCCGCAGATTCCTGCAGCACAGATCGGCGTGGTGCAAACAGCTCCGGTAGCGGCCAAGGTGACAACAAGTGGCCAGCCGCAGCCAAAACCGTTCGGCAATATCGACTTCAACGATGACGAATTTGCCGTGCCAACCTTCCTGCGCAGGCAGGCCGATTAA
- the ftsA gene encoding cell division protein FtsA, whose product MLKHDQLLVGLDIGTSKIACVVAESSPDGKVDVIGIGTHPSRGLKKGVVVNIESTVESIRLAVEEAELMAGVDIQSVFTGIAGSHIRGYNSHGVVATKNGEVTQEDVDRVVDAARAMNIPADQKILHILPQEYIIDSQDGIREPIGMSGVRLEAKVHVVTGAVSSAQNIVKCCNRCDLDVSDMVLEQVASSEAVLMQDEKDIGVVLVDIGGGTTDIAIFLNGSIRHTHVIPIGGDHLTNDLVIGLRTSAREADQLKRKYGACMTTLVPPEDQIEIPSVGGRAPRPMPRQVMAQILEPRVEELFEMIKDELQRSGFQELVAAGMVLTGGSSLLEGMVELAEDIFDIPVRLGRPQGVGGLVDVVSSPMYATGVGLILYGHRYRQGPQKLRATDRNIFGRVWKRMRSWFGDTA is encoded by the coding sequence ATGTTGAAGCATGATCAGCTACTGGTGGGGCTCGATATCGGCACAAGCAAGATTGCCTGTGTCGTAGCCGAGTCATCGCCGGACGGAAAAGTGGATGTCATCGGAATCGGCACACATCCGTCCAGAGGATTGAAAAAGGGCGTGGTCGTCAATATCGAAAGTACTGTGGAATCGATCAGGCTTGCTGTTGAAGAGGCTGAACTGATGGCCGGCGTCGACATACAGTCTGTTTTTACTGGCATTGCCGGCAGCCATATCCGCGGCTACAACAGCCACGGAGTTGTGGCGACCAAGAACGGTGAAGTGACACAGGAGGATGTGGATCGCGTGGTGGATGCGGCGCGAGCCATGAATATCCCTGCCGATCAGAAGATCCTCCATATCCTGCCGCAGGAGTACATTATCGACAGTCAGGACGGCATCCGTGAGCCGATCGGCATGAGCGGCGTGCGTCTGGAGGCGAAGGTGCACGTGGTCACAGGTGCGGTTTCTTCGGCCCAGAATATCGTTAAATGCTGCAATCGCTGCGATCTGGATGTCTCAGACATGGTACTCGAGCAGGTAGCCTCATCCGAGGCGGTACTGATGCAGGATGAGAAGGATATTGGCGTGGTACTGGTCGATATCGGCGGCGGCACCACCGATATCGCGATCTTTCTGAACGGTTCTATTCGGCACACTCACGTGATTCCGATCGGCGGCGATCACCTGACCAACGATCTGGTGATTGGACTACGCACCAGCGCACGCGAGGCGGATCAGCTCAAGCGCAAATACGGCGCGTGCATGACCACGCTCGTGCCGCCGGAAGACCAGATTGAGATCCCCAGCGTCGGCGGGCGGGCTCCACGGCCGATGCCGAGGCAGGTGATGGCACAGATTCTCGAGCCGCGCGTCGAAGAGCTGTTCGAGATGATCAAGGATGAACTGCAGCGCTCCGGTTTCCAGGAGCTGGTGGCTGCAGGCATGGTGCTGACGGGTGGCTCATCGCTGCTCGAAGGCATGGTTGAACTGGCGGAGGACATTTTCGACATCCCTGTGCGGTTGGGACGCCCGCAGGGAGTTGGTGGACTGGTGGATGTGGTATCCAGTCCGATGTACGCAACCGGTGTAGGGCTGATTCTGTACGGGCATCGCTACCGTCAGGGTCCGCAAAAACTGAGAGCGACAGACCGGAATATCTTCGGGCGCGTATGGAAGCGCATGCGAAGCTGGTTTGGCGATACAGCTTAA
- a CDS encoding cell division protein FtsQ/DivIB: protein MSSSRSNHRRVDPELMKARRMRLISRIGKMFLFAGLTTATLATGWWLNGQMSVTSWKIEGEMELKRAIAEQLEAMENRDFLHTRPDLLRATWMQQQPDLAAVEITRVLPDALHIRAIKRVPVALWQDEKGELQLIDEKGSAYRALRRGESPDLPLLRVARDELNGAHKLLGLLAKHESSTLTSLSEIRAGSTFWQIYFSKGVTWKLPFGEERGSLAQLSTLLQQPRWRNRNWQIDARLQTRWYIRPARYGGVI from the coding sequence ATGAGCAGCAGTCGTAGCAACCATCGCCGTGTTGACCCCGAGTTGATGAAGGCGCGTCGCATGCGTCTGATCTCCCGTATCGGAAAGATGTTTCTGTTCGCAGGCCTGACCACTGCAACGCTGGCTACCGGCTGGTGGCTCAATGGACAGATGAGCGTGACCAGTTGGAAGATCGAAGGAGAGATGGAACTGAAGAGGGCAATTGCAGAGCAGCTGGAAGCGATGGAGAACCGCGATTTCCTGCATACCCGGCCTGACCTGTTGCGGGCGACATGGATGCAGCAGCAGCCGGATCTGGCAGCAGTGGAGATCACGCGCGTATTGCCTGATGCCCTGCATATACGGGCTATCAAGCGGGTTCCGGTGGCGCTCTGGCAGGATGAGAAGGGCGAACTGCAGCTGATTGATGAGAAAGGAAGTGCTTATCGGGCATTGCGCCGCGGAGAGTCGCCAGACCTGCCTCTGCTGCGTGTAGCCAGGGATGAGCTGAATGGCGCACATAAGCTGCTTGGGCTGTTGGCCAAACATGAGTCCAGCACACTCACTTCACTGAGTGAAATCAGAGCGGGAAGCACCTTCTGGCAGATATATTTTTCGAAGGGCGTGACATGGAAGTTGCCGTTCGGTGAAGAGCGGGGCTCGCTTGCACAGCTTTCTACGCTGTTACAGCAGCCACGCTGGCGTAACCGGAACTGGCAGATCGATGCGCGTCTGCAGACGCGCTGGTACATCCGGCCAGCCAGATATGGGGGAGTGATCTAA
- a CDS encoding D-alanine--D-alanine ligase — translation MSRFGRVGVLMGGVSSEREISLRSGHAVLKALQHAGVDAVAVDLQRDWSRNIEQAGIHSAFNLLHGTLGEDGCVQGMLEVMGIPYTGSGVMASALCMNKLLSKQLLSSAGIKVPLDIAINENGPLRYPVFLKPVSEGSSIGLHLLESKAQWLELNIHGSESWMAEMPVNGVEIAVSVLDGRALPPVEVSPKSGVYDYTSKYTAGATEYFCPARLPAETVRYCMQRAEEAVAALHCKGAPRVDMIVDGGGEPLVLEINTLPGMTETSLLPKSAAAAGISFEDLCLRILATASLENGGLMGGGR, via the coding sequence ATGTCGCGATTCGGCCGTGTTGGTGTACTAATGGGCGGCGTCTCTTCTGAGCGTGAAATTTCGCTTCGCTCAGGCCATGCTGTACTTAAAGCACTGCAGCATGCCGGTGTGGATGCCGTGGCTGTTGATCTGCAGCGCGACTGGAGCAGAAATATTGAGCAGGCAGGTATTCACTCTGCCTTTAACCTTCTACATGGCACGTTGGGCGAAGATGGTTGCGTGCAGGGAATGCTTGAGGTGATGGGGATCCCCTATACCGGTTCGGGGGTGATGGCCTCGGCGCTATGCATGAACAAGTTACTCAGCAAGCAGTTGCTCAGCAGCGCCGGTATTAAGGTGCCGTTGGATATCGCCATCAACGAAAACGGACCTTTGCGCTATCCGGTGTTCCTCAAGCCAGTATCGGAGGGCTCCAGTATTGGGCTGCACCTGCTCGAGTCGAAAGCGCAGTGGCTGGAGCTTAATATTCATGGCTCCGAGAGCTGGATGGCCGAAATGCCAGTGAATGGCGTGGAGATTGCCGTGTCGGTGCTTGACGGCAGGGCGCTGCCGCCTGTCGAGGTATCCCCGAAATCGGGTGTCTATGACTACACATCTAAATATACCGCTGGCGCCACTGAATACTTCTGTCCTGCCAGGCTGCCGGCTGAAACCGTTCGTTACTGCATGCAGCGCGCCGAAGAGGCGGTTGCCGCACTGCACTGCAAGGGTGCGCCACGCGTGGACATGATCGTTGATGGCGGTGGTGAGCCGCTCGTGCTGGAGATCAATACGCTGCCCGGCATGACTGAGACCAGCCTGCTGCCCAAGTCAGCCGCTGCTGCCGGCATCAGTTTCGAAGATCTCTGCCTGCGTATTCTGGCAACCGCATCGCTGGAGAACGGTGGTCTGATGGGGGGTGGAAGATGA
- the murB gene encoding UDP-N-acetylmuramate dehydrogenase, whose amino-acid sequence MIPSQAETDDAWHMPLAALGSLREGESMARHTTLGVGGPARWFFRPANRAALVRAMQLCPAEIGILPLGRGSNMLVPDIGIYALVVDLSELNELYLEGCMVRAEAGVRMSRFARQCAEHGLSGCEFMATVPGDIGGGVVMNAGCFSQQVSDTLKSVDVMLRSGEMVEFDADELEMSYRHVELPNQSIVVSASFELRPDSPDQIRERMRTMRSRRSSTQPLAQPNCGSVFKNPEGDHAARLIEAAGLKGFSIGGARISSQHANFIVNEGEASSADIVELIRRAQRVVKEKFEIELEPEVRMVGEWM is encoded by the coding sequence ATGATCCCCTCGCAGGCGGAAACAGACGATGCGTGGCACATGCCGCTGGCAGCGCTCGGCTCGCTTCGTGAAGGCGAGTCGATGGCAAGGCACACGACGCTCGGCGTCGGCGGTCCTGCGCGCTGGTTTTTCAGGCCGGCCAACCGTGCGGCGCTTGTCAGAGCCATGCAGCTCTGTCCGGCAGAGATTGGGATTCTTCCGCTGGGGCGCGGCAGCAACATGCTGGTGCCCGATATCGGCATCTATGCACTTGTGGTGGACCTTAGTGAGCTCAACGAACTCTATCTGGAGGGGTGCATGGTGCGCGCAGAGGCGGGTGTGCGCATGAGCCGCTTTGCCCGCCAGTGTGCCGAGCATGGTCTTTCCGGTTGCGAATTTATGGCAACCGTACCGGGCGATATCGGTGGTGGTGTGGTGATGAATGCCGGATGCTTCTCTCAGCAGGTATCGGATACATTGAAAAGCGTTGATGTGATGCTGCGCAGCGGTGAGATGGTCGAGTTCGATGCCGATGAGCTTGAGATGAGTTACCGCCATGTCGAACTGCCGAACCAGAGTATTGTCGTCAGTGCAAGTTTTGAGCTGCGTCCGGACAGTCCGGATCAGATTCGCGAGCGCATGCGTACCATGCGTAGCCGCCGCAGCTCCACACAGCCGTTGGCGCAGCCCAACTGCGGATCGGTGTTCAAGAATCCTGAGGGGGATCATGCCGCCCGATTGATTGAGGCGGCAGGGCTCAAAGGATTTTCCATCGGAGGTGCCCGTATCTCCAGCCAGCATGCCAACTTTATTGTCAATGAGGGTGAAGCGAGCAGTGCCGATATCGTCGAGCTTATCCGGCGTGCACAGCGCGTGGTGAAAGAGAAATTCGAGATCGAACTGGAGCCGGAAGTGCGCATGGTGGGAGAGTGGATGTGA
- the murC gene encoding UDP-N-acetylmuramate--L-alanine ligase produces MKMRVQHIHLIGIGGIGMSGIAELLFNQGFSVQGSDVAESNNVRRLRSLGIAVAIGHAAENLGDAQVVVVSSAIDKTNPEIAAAHAAGIPVIPRAEMLAELMRMKQGVAVAGSHGKTTMTSLIAHGMEAAGLDPTYIIGGRLIATGSNARLGASEWLVAEADESDGSFLRLSPTIAVVSNIDPEHLDHYGDFEALLEAFHTFVSLVPFYGRVVLHHEHPYVAALRERLHKPVTTYGSSPQADLHLIESSADSEGQVFRAAHRELGDLGQFRLPMPGRHNAENALAAIAVMLDLGIEIDTIRASLATFEGIQRRFQRTRVGEGVLVDDYAHHPKEVMATLAAARDCWPERHLSVIFQPHRFTRTRDLMDEFMGSFDAANNVALLPIYAASEAEIEGVSSQRMLEGMVARGHRGVSLANDLAEAHALASQALARGDVVLLMGAGSIGTLAQQMREENGA; encoded by the coding sequence ATGAAAATGCGTGTGCAGCATATCCACCTGATCGGTATCGGCGGTATCGGCATGAGCGGCATTGCCGAACTGTTATTCAATCAGGGTTTCAGTGTGCAGGGCAGCGACGTGGCCGAAAGTAACAATGTCAGGCGGCTGCGAAGCCTCGGTATTGCAGTTGCGATTGGTCATGCGGCAGAGAACCTCGGTGATGCGCAGGTGGTGGTGGTCAGCTCTGCAATCGACAAAACCAATCCGGAAATTGCTGCGGCGCACGCTGCCGGTATTCCCGTAATTCCACGTGCCGAGATGCTCGCCGAGTTGATGCGAATGAAGCAGGGGGTAGCTGTAGCCGGAAGTCATGGCAAGACAACGATGACGTCACTGATTGCACATGGCATGGAGGCTGCAGGCCTTGACCCGACCTATATTATCGGCGGTCGCCTGATCGCTACCGGTAGCAATGCCCGCCTCGGCGCCAGCGAGTGGCTGGTGGCAGAGGCTGACGAGAGCGATGGCTCCTTCCTTCGCCTCTCGCCAACTATCGCAGTGGTCAGCAATATCGATCCTGAGCATCTCGATCACTACGGTGACTTCGAAGCGCTGCTTGAGGCGTTCCACACCTTTGTCTCGCTGGTTCCATTCTACGGGCGTGTGGTGCTGCATCATGAGCATCCGTATGTGGCAGCACTGCGTGAGCGCCTGCACAAGCCTGTAACCACCTATGGCAGCAGCCCGCAGGCGGACCTGCATCTGATTGAGAGCAGCGCTGACAGCGAAGGGCAGGTTTTCCGGGCGGCGCATCGCGAACTGGGCGATCTGGGCCAGTTCAGGCTGCCGATGCCGGGTCGCCATAATGCCGAGAATGCACTGGCAGCCATTGCAGTCATGCTCGATCTTGGCATTGAAATCGACACGATTCGTGCATCACTTGCCACATTTGAGGGCATTCAGCGCCGCTTCCAGCGTACCCGTGTCGGTGAAGGCGTACTGGTGGATGACTATGCCCACCACCCCAAAGAGGTGATGGCTACCCTGGCAGCGGCACGCGACTGCTGGCCGGAGAGACATCTGAGTGTGATCTTCCAGCCGCACCGGTTCACGCGTACCCGCGACCTGATGGATGAATTTATGGGCTCCTTCGATGCCGCCAACAATGTGGCTCTGTTGCCGATCTATGCGGCAAGCGAGGCTGAGATCGAGGGGGTTAGCAGTCAGCGAATGCTTGAAGGCATGGTTGCGCGCGGGCATCGCGGTGTTTCTCTCGCGAATGATCTGGCAGAAGCGCACGCACTGGCCTCGCAGGCGCTTGCGCGCGGTGATGTCGTGTTATTGATGGGGGCGGGTTCAATCGGAACGCTGGCGCAACAGATGCGCGAGGAGAATGGCGCATGA